From one Perca flavescens isolate YP-PL-M2 chromosome 4, PFLA_1.0, whole genome shotgun sequence genomic stretch:
- the LOC114554662 gene encoding uncharacterized protein LOC114554662 — MLTVHAIGWNRRKQEGLHLALSSRYVKTCEKAQAESQRLEDLTNQLGCPENMVHQWVHDVREWASDDSAGTRCDDQQPLQESIEEMFLAVHHRKASLYNQTDSNKIRQLRRRKLGEEKKKLFEKIKLYNEQVADEERILEDKVESRLSVVEGDSGADCLIWPWEVHSRESSNILTKKKIFDVYMSKMRLQEEKIILMREMRQHCAYLRKLAWSLRKMMSEMSSGRNSGSLSEEGHRGLLCLHQKRLADVEEKFQVVSSRYSQALGPNAASLLEDGPEDIPEDDKEHVYESSDESDFEAV; from the exons ATGTTAACAGTCCATGCTATTGGATGGAACCGACGGAAGCAGGAAGGCCTTCATCTTGCATTATCCAGCAGATACGTCAAG ACTTGTGAAAAGGCGCAGGCTGAGTCTCAGAGACTGGAAGATTTGACCAATCAACTTGGTTGCCCTGAGAACATGGTGCATCAGTGGGTTCATGATGTCAGAGAATGGGCTTCTGATG ATTCTGCAGGTACCAGATGTGATGACCAACAACCTCTTCAGGAATCAATTGAAGAAATGTTCCTTGCGGTTCATCACAGAAAAGCCAGCCTTTATAATCAGACTG ACAGCAACAAAATCCGACAGTTGCGACGAAGGAAATTgggggaagagaagaaaaaactgTTTGAAAAAATCAAGCTGTACAATGAGCAGGTTGCAGATGAGGAGCGCATCCTTGAGGATAAGGTGGAAAGCAGACTCTCTGTGGTGGAAGGAGACAGTGGGGCAGACTGTCTAATATGGCCATGGGAAGTGCACAGCAGAG AATCGAGCAATATCCTTACGAAGAAGAAGATTTTTGATGTTTACATGTCAAAAATGCGGCTTCAAGAGGAAAAGATCATTTTGATGAGGGAGATGAGACAGCACTGCGCCTACCTCAGAAAGCTGGCCTGGAGTCTCCGCAAAATGATGTCCGAAATGTCTTCTGGCAGGAACAGTG GCAGTTTAAGTGAAGAGGGCCATCGTGGGCTGCTGTGTCTTCATCAGAAAAGGCTTGCTGATGTGGAGGAGAAGTTCCAAGTCGTTAGCTCAAGGTACAGCCAGGCTTTAGGACCGAATGCTGCTTCTCTGCTTGAGGACGGACCCGAGGACATACCGGAGGACGACAAAGAACATGTATATGAGAGTTCAGATGAGAGTGATTTTGAGGCAGTGTAA